A window of Elephas maximus indicus isolate mEleMax1 chromosome X, mEleMax1 primary haplotype, whole genome shotgun sequence genomic DNA:
GATGGGCTGGTAGGGGGAGAAACCACCTTTTTTCTCCCAGTCCCATTGTCACTGCTGCCGCCGCTGAGGCAGTCACTCTGGTCGCGGACGCCAGTTCTTACCTTACAACCTTTCGTGCAGGACCGAATTGAGTACTCTTCTGCTTGTAAGTATTTATGCAACACGAGGTCAAACTCATCATATTTTTCCTGAGCATGTCGGTCCAGCCGCTGGTATGCCTCGATACAGTTGCTACATGCCTCCCAGGCCCCAGAGCCCGGACTGGCCACCATGGCCAGCAGGTCCCCCAGCAGAGCGTCCAGGCTGCAGTCCAGGCTGTCAGGGCGATCCATGCCCAACAGCAAGTCCCAGACAGTGTAGGTGTCGCAAAAGGAGAGAGTGAAGTTCCGAAAGTGGCCTTTGAGCAAGTTTTTTTGGGCGGAAGGGAACTCGGCCGGGGCACGAGGAGAGCCGGGGGGCCGCAGAGGAGGGGCTGGAGTAGTCGGTTCGAAAAGTCTCTGCAAAGATTGCAATTTGGCGCAAGCTGCGTCCAGCCCCATGGGCTCGGAGACGCCGCCGCAGTCCGGCCCGCTGCCGGCGGCGGGGGCGGCTTTGGTCAGGTTGCTGTATCTGGGGCCGCAGGTACCCAGGGGCGGGATGGGCTCGCCAGGCGGCGACGGCAAAGGCAGCACAGCGCTGGGAGGCACAGGCTCCTGCTCACCGCTAGCCCCCCAAGGCGGCCGCATGGCGCTGCTCAGCTCCCTGGCCCGGGGCCGGGCCCCCGCGCACAGCCACAAATGGTCAGCGAGCAGCAcgatgaagaagagcagggacgCTAGGGACAGTCGCCATCGCTGCGCCCGTTCGGAGTCGGCGCAAGGTTTGTCGCTCTGCCTGGGagcccagcagcagcagcagcagcaaataGTCAGCGCAGCGGCGTCTTTCCCGGGCCACATCCAAGCGCCCCTGAACATATTTCAGGGGGATCCGGGCTGGAGTGGGGAGGCAGGCGCGAGGCCGGACGGTTTTCTCCGGCGGGCGGGATGCGCGCCGCTCCGCGCTCCTCGGCGCCGTCCAGGCTCTACCTCGGGGGCCGCATGGTGATGCAGGCCGGCCCGTCCGGGGTCCCGCTCAGGCCGGAGTCGCTGGGTGCCCTCGTCCGGTCCCCTCGCCCCTCCTGCGCTCCCTTGCTTGCAGCCCGGGCGCTGCCGCCCCGCCCGCTAGGCGCTGCCCGGCGTCCCAGCGGGGGGCGGTGCGGGGCACTGGGGCGGTGGCGGCTGCGGTGCAGCACTCCTCATAGTGTCTGGCCCCTCAGCTCCTGTCGGCTCCTCGCCACTCCACTCCGCGCCGGCGGCTGCCGGGCTTGCACTCTGCTCCCGCCGTCTCGGCTCAGCGCTGCTCTGCGCCCCCTCAGCGCCGCGGTGCCGGCTCGGCCTCCGCGCTCCGCTCCGCTCGCTAGCTTCGCGCCGCTCCTCTCCAGCCGGTCCGCCCGCCTGCTGCGCGCTCCGTGTTGCTCCCTGCCTATCTCGCGCCCTCCTAGGCCAGTCAGCCTGTCCGCCGCCCAGCTCCTAGGGCTTCGCTCGCGCTCCGGCCGTGCGTTGGGCCAGTCCCGGGC
This region includes:
- the NALF2 gene encoding NALCN channel auxiliary factor 2, encoding MFRGAWMWPGKDAAALTICCCCCCWAPRQSDKPCADSERAQRWRLSLASLLFFIVLLADHLWLCAGARPRARELSSAMRPPWGASGEQEPVPPSAVLPLPSPPGEPIPPLGTCGPRYSNLTKAAPAAGSGPDCGGVSEPMGLDAACAKLQSLQRLFEPTTPAPPLRPPGSPRAPAEFPSAQKNLLKGHFRNFTLSFCDTYTVWDLLLGMDRPDSLDCSLDALLGDLLAMVASPGSGAWEACSNCIEAYQRLDRHAQEKYDEFDLVLHKYLQAEEYSIRSCTKGCKAVYKAWLCSEYFSVTQQECQRWVPCKQYCLEVQTRCPFILPDNEEMVYGGLPGFICTGLLDTSPKLPEAKCCDVQWVSCESEKKKSKESEAPKTHHQQFHHSYFHHYHQQYHHYHPRHDPPGRISHKPSLLPVSGGSRLSPSRIRLCVLVLMLLHTMVTFSSNQDGGGLGLEALPALEEGLTREE